Below is a genomic region from Synergistaceae bacterium DZ-S4.
GTTTTATCCGTGAAGTCTCGTTGTTAGGGCAGGCATACGCTCTTGCTAAGCCTGATCCTGCCACTTTTGAAAATGCTGAAGAGATTGCATTTTTCCAAGCGGTCAAAGCACGATTAACAAAATTTGAAACGGGCGGCAATGGAAAAGGCGAGAGTTATGATTCAGTTATACGGAATATCGTAAACTCTGCTATTTCTTCTGACCAAGTCGTGGACATCTTTGGTGCTGCGGGACTTGAAAAACCTGAACTATCCATTCTTTCGGAAGAATTCTTGAAAGAAATCGAAGGAATGAAATATAAGAATGTTGCCATCGAACTCCTAAAGAAGCTGTTATCTGATGAGATAAAAATACGCTCCAAACACAACCTGGCCAAATCAAAAACATTAATGGAAATGCTGGATGGCGCAATAAAGAGGTATCAGAACAACCTCTTGACAACTGCCGAAATTATCGAAGAACTTATTCGTATCGCTCGTGAGATTAACGCGGCTGATAAGCGCGGACAAGACATGGGTCTTTCTGAGGATGAGCTTGCTTTTTATGATGCACTTGAAACCAATGACAGTGCGGTAAAGGTTCTGGGAGACGACCAATTAAGGGCAATTGCACGGGAGATAGCCGATAAGGTCAGAAAGAACGCGACCATCGACTTTGCAATTAAGGAGACAGCCCGTGCACGTATTATGGTCATAGTTCGCAGAATACTGAACAAATATGGTTATCCACCCGATAAGCAGCCAGCCGCAATAGAGCTCGTGATGAAGCAAGCGGAAAACCTGGCAGATGTTTGGTCATCTCAATAAATTCAAAGGAGTAAGACGATGTCATTATTTATCTCGTACAATAGAGAACAAAAAGACTTTGCAGATAAGATAGAGTCCTCTGTCCGCACAGTTTGTCCTATCCTGCGCGATACAAATGACATTGCTCCGTGGGGTAGTATTGAGGAATTCATGAACCGTATTCGCCAAGCTGAGTATGCTGTGCTTCTCATTTCAGATGAGTATTTGAAGTCTATCAATTGCATGTATGAGGCCTGTCAGTTATACAAGGATGTTAATTGGAAAGCCCGCACTATGTATGTTGTGCTTGGAAATGCCGATCTGAATGTCTACACTGTAGCAAATCACGAACGTTACATACGATATTGGAATGACAAGAAAGCAACACTTGAAGAACAGATTAAGAGCTTGCCAGCAGAAAGTATTGATAGCATTACAGCAGAGATAAAGCGCGTAAGCGAAATCCTCCTGATGATCGGTGATTTTCTGAAAGCTATACGTGACACTAACAATATGCAACCAGAAAACACTATAGATGCAATCATTAGTTTTATCACAACCAAGTCTGTTTCTAAGAAATCGCATTTAAGGGATCAAACTCACGATGCTTCATCGAGTGTGTTGAAAAAGACGCTTAAGGATGCCGGTTTTGACGGTGTTTTCACAGAAGTATCACATGACGAAAAGCTGGGTTTAATAAACCCTTACCAGTTGCGCTTGTTTCAACTGAGCGTGGTTGACAATGCGTTCTCTTTCGATGCCCTAAAGAAGTTTCTATTGAAAAACATAGGTCAATA
It encodes:
- a CDS encoding SAVED domain-containing protein, which gives rise to MSLFISYNREQKDFADKIESSVRTVCPILRDTNDIAPWGSIEEFMNRIRQAEYAVLLISDEYLKSINCMYEACQLYKDVNWKARTMYVVLGNADLNVYTVANHERYIRYWNDKKATLEEQIKSLPAESIDSITAEIKRVSEILLMIGDFLKAIRDTNNMQPENTIDAIISFITTKSVSKKSHLRDQTHDASSSVLKKTLKDAGFDGVFTEVSHDEKLGLINPYQLRLFQLSVVDNAFSFDALKKFLLKNIGQYIYSRERIKKFMNDDEITLIGLKAVELLHYRCNGDLTWLGDELGDLMLYVFLEQILDAPKVFSKFDTPSDELLTTGTSCVHLLQTGAEMPSFQMVFGKSRIVGDPRDAIDDAFITLEAIKNDTSREIRLVESTAFDKEFAPEVAEQLKNIIIPSKGQTIAHDTAFGVFLGYSLGIEKNRPSAEFRELVAKKMRKDIQAHVSYIIEKIKTAGMEFYSFYFYFLPFNEADEDKQEIMKSLLGFKGGVQSGE